From Aspergillus chevalieri M1 DNA, chromosome 4, nearly complete sequence, a single genomic window includes:
- a CDS encoding small subunit rRNA maturation protein TSR1 (BUSCO:EOG092615SM;~COG:S;~EggNog:ENOG410PGXY;~InterPro:IPR039761,IPR030387,IPR007034,IPR012948;~PFAM:PF08142,PF04950;~go_component: GO:0005634 - nucleus [Evidence IEA];~go_process: GO:0042254 - ribosome biogenesis [Evidence IEA]), with translation MATQVHHHRSTTKTSNKPYKSRHASKSALKDQDKGKVERGARKTPHQQLMSKLDRRNQARQKQQTKHQEKSQTTSIFNGQNGAPRQVAVIPLSVDIDVAATIRALNESVDVSSDVSGDQLSRVRVDRFRQNLQYIPAKFDLMNAMDVARMADFVVLVLSAVVEVEEQGELLLRSIEGQGISNVVTVVQGLDKVNPAKKRPQVVSSLKSFMNHFFPSVEKVLSLDSRQECSNVIRSLCTATPKGIRWRDERSWMLIENIQWPETAADVVDNVVLTGVVRGKGLKADRIAHIPGWGDFQIDSITAAPLPTGRAKRDDAMNVDDNESTQVLDTPTAEQDDMAVVAPEEIEMEDEMLSEPETEQKGVLLDDHHYFSDDDSHMPAKPKRLPKGTSDYQASWFVDDVSDSGSDLEDEEDEKMEMDTGGAPEDGVFPDQNDAMTEAGPSEYPQSEMFIDQNEEEEAKQLEEYRASRRKEASDDLEFPDEIELHPNVLARERLARFRGLKNFKLSTWETAPDRPHEPEDWRRLLQFADYKGSKNKAVREALAGGVNPGARVDIHLRAVPSTLRTRPQPLSLFSLLRHEHKHTVVNVNMTLHSGVEEPLKSKEELVIQYGPRRVVANPIFSANDNTPNNIHKFDRYLHPGRSAIASFIGPLTFGSVPILVFKTKSSQNDDPEVLDAADSDGLDINNLDLIATGTVVAPDQSRVVAKRSILTGHPFKIHKKVVTIRYMFFNAEDVNWFKALQLWTRRGRSGFIKESLGTHGYFKATFDAKLNPQDSVGISLYKRVFPRKARALEDVVY, from the exons ATGGCGACCCAGGTCCATCACCACCGGTCCACCACCAAGACCTCCAACAAGCCTTACAAGAGCAGGCATGCATCTAAGAGCGCGCTAAAGGACCAGGACAAGG GCAAAGTCGAGCGGGGTGCCCGCAAGACCCCCCACCAGCAACTCATGTCTAAACTCGACCGACGAAACCAAGCTCGCCAGAAACAACAGACGAAACACCAGGAAAAGTCGCAGACGACGAGTATCTTCAACGGCCAGAATGGAGCCCCCCGCCAGGTCGCCGTGATCCCGCTTTCCGTCGATATCGATGTCGCTGCAACAATCCGCGCATTGAACGAGAGTGTCGACGTTTCTAGTGATGTTTCGGGGGATCAGCTTTCTCGCGTGCGAGTTGATCGGTTCCGACAGAACTTGCAGTATATTCCCGCCAAGTTTGATTTGATGAATGCGATGGATGTTGCGCGGATGGCGGATTTTGTGGTTCTGGTGCTGTCCGCCgtggttgaggttgaggagcaGGGAGAGTTGCTGCTGCGGTCGATTGAGGGTCAGGGTATTTCCAACGTGGTGACCGTGGTTCAGGGTCTCGACAAGGTCAACCCGGCCAAGAAACGACCGCAGGTCGTGTCTTCTCTGAAGTCATTCATGAACcacttcttcccctccgtCGAGAAGGTCCTCTCCTTGGATTCGAGACAGGAGTGCTCCAACGTCATTCGATCCCTGTGCACCGCAACACCCAAGGGAATCCGCTGGCGCGACGAGCGCAGCTGGATGCTTATCGAGAATATCCAGTGGCCCGAGACCGCGGCGGACGTTGTCGACAATGTTGTGCTCACCGGTGTTGTTCGCGGAAAGGGTCTGAAGGCGGACCGTATTGCGCATATCCCCGGCTGGGGTGATTTCCAGATCGATTCAATCACCGCTGCACCTCTGCCAACAGGCCGCGCCAAGCGGGACGATGCCATGAACGTTGACGACAACGAGTCGACTCAGGTCCTGGACACACCAACCGCGGAGCAGGACGACATGGCGGTCGTGGCACCGGAAGAGATTGAAATGGAAGATGAAATGCTTTCCGAGCCTGAAACGGAGCAGAAGGGTGTGCTGCTGGATGACCACCATTACTTCTCGGATGACGACTCGCACATGCCCGCCAAACCCAAGAGGCTCCCGAAGGGTACTTCCGACTACCAAGCCTCATGGTTCGTTGACGATGTGTCGGACTCCGGCTCGGATctcgaggatgaagaagacgagaagatggagatggacACCGGTGGCGCACCAGAAGACGGTGTCTTCCCCGACCAGAATGATGCCATGACGGAGGCTGGACCTTCTGAGTACCCTCAGTCAGAGATGTTCATCGACCagaacgaagaggaagaagcgaAGCAACTGGAAGAATACCGTGCCAGCCGCCGCAAGGAAGCAAGCGACGACCTCGAATTCCCCGACGAAATCGAACTGCACCCCAACGTCCTCGCACGCGAACGTCTAGCCCGCTTCCGCGGCCTCAAGAACTTCAAGCTCAGCACCTGGGAAACGGCCCCAGACCGCCCCCATGAACCTGAAGACTGGCGTCGCCTCCTCCAATTTGCCGACTACAAGGGCTCCAAGAACAAGGCTGTCCGCGAAGCCCTAGCCGGCGGTGTCAACCCCGGCGCCAGAGTTGACATCCACCTCCGCGCGGTGCCCTCCACCCTCCGCACCCGCCCCCaacccctctccctcttctccctccttCGCCACGAACACAAACACACGGTGGTCAACGTCAACATGACCCTCCACTCCGGCGTCGAAGAACCCCTTAAATCAAAGGAGGAGCTCGTCATCCAATACGGCCCGCGCCGCGTCGTCGCAAACCCCATTTTCTCCGCCAACGACAACACCCCTAACAACATCCACAAATTCGACCGCTACCTGCACCCTGGCCGCAGCGCAATCGCCTCCTTCATAGGCCCGCTAACCTTCGGCTCCGTCCCCATCCTCGTCTTCAAGACCAAATCCTCCCAAAACGACGACCCCGAGGTCCTCGATGCCGCCGACTCCGACGGCCTCGACATTAACAACCTCGACCTCATCGCAACAGGCACAGTCGTCGCACCCGACCAATCCCGTGTCGTCGCCAAGCGCTCCATCCTCACGGGCCACCCGTTCAAGATCCACAAGAAGGTCGTTACGATCCGGTACATGTTCTTCAACGCCGAGGACGTCAACTGGTTCAAGGCGTTGCAATTGTGGACGAGACGTGGGCGCAGTGGGTTTATCAAGGAGAGTCTGGGTACGCATGGATACTTTAAGGCGACGTTTGATGCGAAGCTTAATCCGCAGGATTCCGTGGGGATTAGTCTGTATAAGCGGGTTTTCCCGAGGAAGGCGAGGGCTTTGGAGGATGTCGTCTACTAG
- the sec17 gene encoding alpha-soluble NSF attachment protein SEC17 (BUSCO:EOG09263X22;~COG:U;~EggNog:ENOG410PH2H;~InterPro:IPR011990,IPR000744;~PFAM:PF14938;~go_function: GO:0005515 - protein binding [Evidence IEA];~go_process: GO:0006886 - intracellular protein transport [Evidence IEA]), with translation MAAQDPRVLLQKAEKALHSASSGFSFFGGRTEKYENAADLYTQAANAFRVQKLNKEAGLAFEKAASIQADNLNEQDDAANSLNEAFKVYRKSDPEDGARVLSSAINHYVLKGNLRRAATQQQHLAEVYEVELGDMKKAVEAYERAAEWFDGDNAEALANKHYLKVADLAALEGDYYKSIEHYERIGRSSINNSLMKWSVKDYFLKAGICHLATNDLVATNRALESYRDIDTTFASQREHQLLVDLVQAIEQGDQEAFADKLFQYDQLSKLDKWKTTLLLRVKNNIEEATEDFS, from the exons ATGGCCGCCCAAGATCCCCGTGTCCTGCTGCAAAAG GCAGAGAAAGCATTGCACAGCGCCTCGAGCGGATTTAGTTTCTTCGGTGGACGGACAGAGAAGTACGAAAATGCAGCGGATTTGTATACACAGGCCGCAAATGCGTTCCGAGTACAGAAGCTGA ATAAGGAGGCCGGTTTGGCGTTTGAAAAGGCCGCTTCGATCCAGGCAGACAACCTCAACGAACAAGACGATGCCGCAAACTCGTTGAACGAGGCTTTCAAGGTGTATCGCAAATCGGACCCCGAGGATGGCGCCCGCGTTCTCTCTAGTGCTATAAACCACTACGTGTTAAAAGGAAACCTGCGCCGGGCCGCTacacagcaacaacactTGGCTGAGGTGTACGAAGTGGAGCTGGGAGATATGAAGAAGGCTGTCGAGGCTTACGAGAGAGCTGCTGAATGGTTTGACGGGGACAACGCTGAAGC TCTTGCGAACAAACATTACTTGAAAGTGGCTGATCTGGCCGCCCTCGAGGGCGACTACTACAAGTCCATCGAGCACTACGAAAGAATTGGCCGGTCATCGATTAACAACAGCTTGATGAAGTGGTCTGTCAAGGACTACTTCCTCAAGGCTGGTATCTGCCACCTCGCTACGAAT GACCTGGTTGCAACGAACCGTGCCCTCGAGTCCTACCGGGACATTGACACCACATTTGCCTCCCAGAGAGAACACCAGCTGCTCGTTGACTTGGTGCAAGCCATAGAGCAGGGTGATCAGGAAGCATTTGCGGACAAGCTCTTCCAGTATGACCAGCTAAGCAAGCTGGACAAGTGGAAGACCACTTTACTATTGCGGGTTAAGAACAATATCGAGGAGGCGACAGAGGATTTCTCGTAG
- a CDS encoding uncharacterized protein (COG:S;~EggNog:ENOG410PR7H;~InterPro:IPR003837;~PFAM:PF02686;~go_process: GO:0006450 - regulation of translational fidelity [Evidence IEA]), which produces MFALRSTSRLAGPRPRLLRLNTLRSYSSSSEQDIESILAKPTWSVRSLLPDSAAKESSPSVTPKQLHHLLRLSALPLPANQEEEAAMLRTLESQIHFVKEIQRVDATDVAPLQSIRDESPEAMKENTIGLEQLKDALSKEQIFGRRKKIQRMRTERNERPDGNAWDGNALGYASKTKGHFFVVETSKGNDGQ; this is translated from the coding sequence ATGTTCGCACTTCGCAGCACTTCCCGACTTGCGGGACCGAGGCCTCGATTGCTCCGACTGAATACGCTTCGAtcttattcttcttcctcggagCAGGATATTGAATCTATCCTGGCGAAACCTACCTGGTCTGTCCGGTCTCTGCTTCCAGACTCCGCAGCCAAAGAGTCCTCCCCATCCGTCACGCCCAAGCAGCTGCATCATCTCCTCCGCCTCTCTGCTCTCCCACTCCCCGCCaatcaagaagaagaagccgcAATGCTCAGGACCCTCGAATCGCAAATCCatttcgtcaaggaaatccaGCGCGTGGATGCTACGGATGTTGCGCCTCTACAGAGTATCCGCGATGAAAGCCCGGAAGCGATGAAAGAAAATACCATTGGACTGGAACAATTGAAGGACGCGCTCTCAAAGGAACAGATCTTTGGGCGTAGGAAGAAGATACAGCGCATGAGGACCGAGAGAAATGAGCGTCCCGATGGGAATGCTTGGGATGGAAATGCGCTTGGTTATGCGTCCAAGACCAAAGGCCacttcttcgtcgtcgagaCTAGCAAGGGTAACGATGGCCAATGA
- a CDS encoding DUF726 domain protein (COG:S;~EggNog:ENOG410PJ9K;~InterPro:IPR007941,IPR029058;~PFAM:PF05277;~TransMembrane:2 (i270-293o313-333i)): protein MFKNFKEKHGSKFGLGSSDDDAPAPASDHGQDLTTILDRSQRGDLTILVALIAKDMRNAIERNFQTQGLNDNNPPTDQPPQGAGKKKSTQPADVPRYGDEKPWFAESNTAENKEAAASALSFFDDWRDSLLLRVGEVVNQDYEVSEEEGGADSQNLESQDVPVEINERSLEKLRKIYPPTDTPLVDLPKAKKLLILHSLLLLVLSLEHYNGLSRVLMLRIASSLGLDVKLLNDNETKVARGLLDMALKQPSNAESEEQAKKNDMARKVKVGIASVAGAVLIGVTGGLAAPLVAAGLGTVMGGLGLGATAVAGYLGALAGSGVIVGGLFGAYGGRMTGRMMDKYAREVEDFAFIPLRGPRRKSENEKEAAQEDHRLRVTIGITGWAEDAADLVVPWRVVGSESEVFALRWELEALLKLGNAISALVTSAAWTFAGREVLSKTIFASIMSAVMLPMGLAKVASVADNPFSVAKARSDKAGVVLADALINKVQGERPVNLIGYSLGSRVIFSCLQTLAKRRAYGLVESVILMGSPTPSDTEYWRRMRSVVSGRLVNVYSENDGVLALLYRTSSLQFGVAGLQPVEGLSGVENLDASSVISGHLRYQYLLGRLLNVVGLQSIDFYEASQGEAALAALDQWEEEQRRKNKREVEAEAGDRSEKEILESGEGMGSEQERLQKQVDQKTQEHLLPRKMEQASTRERQDTHGN, encoded by the coding sequence ATGTTTAAGAATTTCAAAGAGAAACACGGCAGCAAATTCGGCCTGGGGTCTTCAGACGACGATGCGCCGGCTCCGGCGAGCGACCACGGTCAGGATCTGACGACCATCTTGGACCGATCTCAACGCGGGGATTTGACGATTCTCGTTGCTTTGATCGCCAAGGACATGCGAAATGCAATTGAGCGGAATTTCCAGACACAAGGCTTGAATGACAATAATCCTCCGACCGATCAACCCCCGCAAGGGGCAGGCAAAAAGAAATCCACCCAACCTGCCGATGTGCCTCGATACGGGGATGAAAAACCATGGTTTGCCGAATCTAACACCGCGGAAAACAAAGAAGCTGCCGCTAGTGCGCTTTCATTCTTCGACGATTGGAGGGActctctgcttcttcggGTGGGAGAAGTGGTCAACCAAGACTATGAGGTTTCGGAAGAAGAGGGTGGTGCAGACTCGCAAAATCTTGAGTCGCAGGATGTGCCAGTCGAGATAAACGAGCGGTCTTTGGAAAAACTACGCAAAATCTATCCTCCTACTGATACCCCACTTGTCGACCTTCCCAAGGCCAAAAAGCTTCTGATTCTCCATTCACTTCTACTGTTGGTGCTTAGTCTCGAGCACTATAACGGCCTATCCCGTGTTTTGATGCTACGCATTGCGTCCAGCTTAGGCTTGGATGTGAAACTTCTAAATGACAATGAAACCAAAGTCGCACGAGGCCTTCTAGATATGGCATTGAAACAACCATCAAACGCAGAATCCGAAGAACAAGCCAAGAAGAACGACATGGCAAGGAAGGTGAAGGTTGGAATTGCCTCTGTTGCTGGTGCTGTTCTAATTGGTGTCACCGGCGGGCTTGCCGCACCGCTTGTGGCAGCTGGATTGGGTACCGTTATGGGAGGTCTGGGACTTGGTGCTACTGCCGTTGCAGGATACCTTGGTGCGCTTGCTGGTAGTGGCGTTATTGTCGGTGGTCTTTTCGGTGCATACGGAGGTCGGATGACAGGGCGTATGATGGATAAATACGCACGTGAAGTGGAAGACTTTGCATTCATACCTCTTCGTGGTCCTCGACGGAAGTCAGAAAACGAAAAAGAAGCTGCCCAGGAAGATCACCGTCTCCGAGTTACCATTGGGATCACTGGCTGGGCCGAGGATGCTGCCGATCTTGTTGTTCCGTGGCGAGTCGTCGGCTCCGAGTCAGAAGTGTTTGCCCTCCGTTGGGAATTGGAGGCTTTGCTCAAGCTTGGTAACGCCATAAGTGCATTGGTCACCAGTGCTGCATGGACATTTGCCGGTCGCGAAGTTCTGTCCAAGACGATCTTTGCGTCGATCATGAGCGCTGTTATGCTGCCAATGGGTCTTGCCAAGGTCGCGAGCGTGGCTGACAATCCCTTCAGTGTGGCCAAGGCACGATCAGACAAAGCCGGCGTGGTCCTTGCGGACGCATTGATCAACAAAGTGCAGGGTGAGCGACCCGTCAATCTGATCGGATACTCGCTAGGATCTCGTGTGATCTTCTCCTGTCTTCAGACGCTGGCGAAGAGGCGCGCGTACGGTCTCGTGGAGTCAGTGATTCTCATGGGCTCGCCAACGCCATCCGACACCGAATATTGGCGCCGTATGCGCAGCGTTGTCAGCGGAAGACTAGTCAATGTGTACTCTGAAAATGACGGCGTGCTCGCTCTGCTCTATCGGACCAGCAGTCTTCAGTTCGGCGTTGCGGGACTTCAGCCTGTTGAGGGTCTCTCTGGAGTTGAGAACTTGGATGCGAGCTCAGTGATTAGCGGCCACCTGCGTTACCAGTACCTCCTCGGTAGACTCCTCAACGTCGTTGGATTGCAGAGCATCGATTTCTATGAGGCCTCCCAAGGAGAGGCAGCATTGGCGGCCCTGGACCAGTGGGAGGAAGAGCAGCGACGTAAAAATAAGCGTGAAGTCGAAGCTGAGGCTGGAGATAGGTCGGAAAAGGAGATTTTGGAAAGTGGTGAGGGAATGGGCAGTGAGCAGGAGCGGTTGCAGAAGCAGGTGGACCAGAAGACGCAGGAACACTTGCTTCCCCGCAAGATGGAACAGGCTAGTACGCGTGAACGTCAGGATACCCATGGTAATTAG
- a CDS encoding uncharacterized protein (COG:S;~EggNog:ENOG410PGZS;~InterPro:IPR003480,IPR023213;~PFAM:PF02458;~go_function: GO:0016747 - transferase activity, transferring acyl groups other than amino-acyl groups [Evidence IEA]) — MQGTTAEVDAVLDILGQQPFLKIYTQICLCFSMPDNASDSAIINTLTNGLERLTASFPWVAGQVINEGASEDNTGVLKIKPLEKIPRLVVKDLRNDPSIPTMDGLRQAEFPMSMLDEEIICPCRTLPLPGTFDELPVFLVQANFITGGLLLSVVAEHGAMDMTGQGQIIRLMSKACRNEPFTDEEVKTGNLPRHNIIPLLDSSYEPGPELSYQIIKLPPIPPAPPAKSTWAYFSFQPSSLAALKALAIETLPSGYISTDDALTALIWQSITRARLPRLNSETNTTFARAIDVRRFLLIPQTYPGLIQNMTYHTSALQNLVHEPLGVVASWLRAAVDPETSTLGYNSRALATFLTRVADKTVFSFSAGMDLSRDLMLSSWASVRCYDLDLGLGVGCPEAVRRPRFDPFEGLIYLMPRSLRGGITAAVCLRDEDIERLRIDGEFMSYARYIG; from the coding sequence ATGCAAGGAACGACTGCTGAAGTGGATGCCGTTTTGGATATCCTGGGGCAACAACCATTCCTGAAAATTTACACGCAAATATGCCTCTGCTTCTCAATGCCTGACAATGCCTCCGATTCAGCCATCATCAACACACTAACTAACGGCCTCGAACGACTGACAGCAAGTTTCCCATGGGTAGCCGGCCAGGTCATCAACGAAGGTGCCAGCGAAGACAATACAGGAGTCCTCAAGATAAAACCACTGGAGAAAATCCCCCGTCTAGTCGTGAAGGACCTTCGAAATGACCCTTCAATACCGACAATGGACGGTCTCAGGCAAGCCGAGTTCCCTATGAGCATGCTCGATGAAGAGATCATCTGTCCCTGCAGGACTCTCCCGCTTCCTGGTACTTTCGACGAGCTTCCTGTCTTCCTTGTCCAGGCGAATTTTATCACCGGTGGCCTACTGCTTAGTGTAGTCGCTGAGCATGGCGCGATGGATATGACGGGTCAGGGCCAGATCATCCGCCTCATGTCAAAGGCTTGTCGAAACGAACCATTTACAGACGAGGAAGTGAAGACGGGCAACCTACCCCGTCACAACATCATCCCGCTACTAGACTCATCTTACGAACCAGGCCCAGAACTGTCGTATCAAATCATCAAGCTCCCCCCAATAcccccagcaccaccagcaaaaAGCACCTGGGCCTACTTCTCCTTCCAACCCAGCTCCCTAGCAGCCCTCAAAGCCCTTGCCATAGAAACACTCCCCTCAGGTTACATCTCCACCGACGACGCCCTCACAGCACTAATCTGGCAATCCATCACCCGCGCACGCCTCCCGCGACTCAACTCCGAAACAAATACAACATTTGCTCGCGCAATCGACGTCCGCCGATTTCTATTAATCCCCCAAACATATCCAGGCCTGATCCAAAACATGACATATCACACTAGCGCGCTTCAGAATCTAGTGCATGAGCCGTTGGGCGTGGTAGCCTCATGGCTGCGCGCGGCTGTCGATCCCGAGACGTCGACGCTGGGTTATAACTCGCGGGCGCTGGCGACGTTTTTGACTCGCGTGGCTGATAAGACTGTTTTCTCGTTCTCTGCGGGGATGGACCTTTCGAGAGATTTGATGCTTAGTTCGTGGGCGAGCGTGAGGTGCTATGATCTTGATCTCGGACTGGGGGTTGGTTGTCCGGAGGCTGTGCGGAGGCCGAGGTTCGATCCGTTTGAGGGTCTCATATATTTGATGCCTAGAAGTCTTCGTGGGGGGATTACGGCTGCTGTTTGTTTGAGAGATGAGGACATAGAGAGATTAAGGATTGATGGGGAGTTCATGAGCTACGCCAGGTATATCGGGTAA